Genomic window (Cucumis sativus cultivar 9930 chromosome 2, Cucumber_9930_V3, whole genome shotgun sequence):
GAACGTGTGACTAAAAACTTGCTGAAACATGTGGTAAAACCAATAGTAAATTGATTCTATACCTTTTAGATGATCTATGAAAGTTTTGCACACGTTTTAAACAAGTTTTTAGCTACTGTTTTTTTGTATCTCACAACTTTCAAACTTCAAGTGCTCAATCTCAAACACAGTTAcatacttttactttttatatgtGTTTTAAGAAGTTTTTAGCTACTGTTTTTGTATATCGCTAAcatgaagggaaaaaaatatatagtaactaattttgatcaaaattaatgattttaattCTAGTGCAAGAGCTTGTGAAATGTTTGGAAGAAGACAGAGAGAACattaaatactaataataaaaaagaaaacatacaCCTTTGcaggaaaaaatattaatttttttttttaaaaatcaacattaaaatttggaagaaaaaacaaaaaaagttagagAGATAGCACTGAAAAATCCAAATAATCTATGTTAAAAATtgctaatattttataatttaagaaaaagtagGAGTGGATATGAAGATGAGACGGTGTTGGTATCATCGTAGCAGCGCTGATTCAACGTTCACGTGTCGTCCAAATGAAACATAAGAAGTTCTTCCCATTGTTCGCACCTCAAATTCATATACCCAATACCTATATCCATAAATAAcaatcttttctttccataatATTAGTATGCGTAATAAACTAAAGTTTATGGTAAATGGTTGCTTTTAGTGAAAATTGAAGGATGAAAAagaactaataataataataaaagaaagaaaaagcattAATGTAGAATGtagatatataaaagaaataaagcaaAAATACAAAGTCAAGGTTCCTTTCCTTTTGGGTCCCCATCCCCTGTTTGAGTATCTTCCCGTACACTCCCTCTGCTCTGTTCTGCTCTACTCTCGCCAACGCACGTCAATCCTCCCCGATCTCACATACCCAAATGGACCCACCACCGCCACCACCCTCCAACGCCGCCCCCACCATCACAAAGCTCCGTTTGATGTGCAGTTACAGCGGTCATATAACCCGTCGCCCCCGCACCAAGTCCCTTTCCTATTTAGGCGGCGAAACACGCATTATCTCCGTCGACCCAACCACCGTCAACACTCTCTCCACCTTCATTTCCCACCTACTAACTATCCTTCCCATTAAACCCCCCTTTTCCCTCAAATATCACCTCCCTCACTCCGCTCTCGACTCTCTTATCTCCCTCTCCTCCTCCGACGACCTCCATTTCATGTTCTCTGAGCATCTCCGtctctcctcttcttcttcctcttcctctcgcATTAGgctcttcctctttttcccTGAACCCGAGAAACCCCATAATGTTATTCATCATCCCAAGACTGAGGCATGGTTCTCCGATGCGCTTAAGAGTGCGAAGATTTTGCAAAAGGGGCGCGATTGCTTGGTGGGTTTTGATGGGGAAGGGTTGATTGGAGAGAATGAAGTCAAGGGTATTGTTGATTTGGGTAATGGGGGTTTTTCTTTGCCGGAATCCATGGTTTTGGAGACTAGTTCTTCTTTTGGATCATCGTCTTCTTCGGCTTCTTTGGCTAATGTGTCTCCTCCCATTAAACCTCAGAGTGAGGATTTTGGACTCAGTTCGGTGGCTTCGGATTCCGTCGCAACCCTCGCGAGGTAACTTTGACTTTTGAAATTGctttgtttcaatttggttataaGCTTTGTTATTGATGTTTTAGTATTGGCTCTAGTTTACTTAAATCTCTCTTAACAACCTTTACTATTTTTGGATTGCGTATACGAGAATGTTAAACTGGTTAATTGTATTAAGGTTTGAGTGAAACCAAgttggaagaaaatgaagattaaaCTGTTTAATTCTCATTGCTTCCtgagaaggaaagaaaacaaggaTATGGTTTTTCAGctgttttttttctgtttggaTTATCATAGTTTTGCCAGTAAATTGGTTAGTTGTGAAATTTAAAGCTTAATTTCCTCAAAAACGATACAGATTAGTTTCAAGATCACATTTCTCCCTATTTTTCTTGAGCTCTGATAACCAGTCTTCTAATAGGCAAAAGAATTTGTAATCTTTACAGTGATATTCCCCCTACCAATTCGTGTTCTTCAGTTGAAAATGGGGTCACGTCTGTTCCTGTAATAACAGAGAGTAATTTTCACAATCTCGCTGCCGGAGTTCGTTCCCGAAACCCTCATGACTTTTCAGGCTATGCCCGACCGAACCTTTTTCAGCACCAGGAATTGCAATTTGTTCAACCAAGCATACCGGTAGAGAGCTGCCTTCCTGTTGTGTATCAAATGCCTTCTTACTATCCAGTCCAGCAGCCTCAGTTTGTGCATTACCAGCCGATGCCGAACCATATGTATCCTGTGTACTATTTGCCCGTTGGACAGACACAAGTTTCAGCCCCTTCCAATCTACCCGTGCAAGCCCCCGTTGGACAGACACAAGTTTCAGCCCCCTCCAATCTACCCGTGCAAGCCCCTGTTGGACAGACACAAATTTCAGCCCCCTCCAATCTACCTGTGCAAGCCCCCGTTGGACAGACACAAATTTCAGCCCCCTCCAATCTACCCGTGCAAGCCCCCGTTGGACAGACACAAATTTCAGCCCTTTCCAATCTACCCGTGCAAGCCCCCGTTGGACAGACACAAATTTCAGCCCCCTCCAATCTACCTGTGAAAGCCCCCGTTGGACAGACACAAATTTCAGCCCCCTCCAATCTACCCGTGCAAGCCCCCGTTGGACAGACACAAATTTCAGCCCTTTCCTTACAATCCGTGCAAGCCCCCGTTGGACAGACACAAATTTCAGCCCCTCCAATCTACCCGTGCAAGCCCCGTTGGACAGACACAAATTTCAGCCCCCTCCAATCTACCCGTGCAAGCCCCCGTTGGACAGACACAAATTTCAGCCCTTTTCAATCTACCTGTGCAAGCACCCGTTGGACAGACACAAGTTTCAACCCCTTCCAATCTACCCATGCAATGGGGCTTGCACAATACTGCGACGGCAATCTCAACTCATAGTTTGGTTCTGCCTGATGCGTCACCTGTTGTTCCTCTTCCTCAGGTAGCTTACAAGGAGATGATGCCCGAGCTACACTCACAGAATCATGGAGCAATGCCATCTCTTGCTAATCCGACTTCGCTCGAGTCTGCTGACGAAGTTCAGCAGCATCCAGTGATCA
Coding sequences:
- the LOC101214062 gene encoding uncharacterized protein LOC101214062 — protein: MDPPPPPPSNAAPTITKLRLMCSYSGHITRRPRTKSLSYLGGETRIISVDPTTVNTLSTFISHLLTILPIKPPFSLKYHLPHSALDSLISLSSSDDLHFMFSEHLRLSSSSSSSSRIRLFLFFPEPEKPHNVIHHPKTEAWFSDALKSAKILQKGRDCLVGFDGEGLIGENEVKGIVDLGNGGFSLPESMVLETSSSFGSSSSSASLANVSPPIKPQSEDFGLSSVASDSVATLASDIPPTNSCSSVENGVTSVPVITESNFHNLAAGVRSRNPHDFSGYARPNLFQHQELQFVQPSIPVESCLPVVYQMPSYYPVQQPQFVHYQPMPNHMYPVYYLPVGQTQVSAPSNLPVQAPVGQTQVSAPSNLPVQAPVGQTQISAPSNLPVQAPVGQTQISAPSNLPVQAPVGQTQISALSNLPVQAPVGQTQISAPSNLPVKAPVGQTQISAPSNLPVQAPVGQTQISALFNLPVQAPVGQTQVSTPSNLPMQWGLHNTATAISTHSLVLPDASPVVPLPQVAYKEMMPELHSQNHGAMPSLANPTSLESADEVQQHPVIIPNDVAADASSEVGHTCDEYNEDDPTRTLIYKSQPLPPLQSKPRASTNLLSDAMAQLQMIKINQ